A window from Manis javanica isolate MJ-LG chromosome 10, MJ_LKY, whole genome shotgun sequence encodes these proteins:
- the PDIA2 gene encoding protein disulfide-isomerase A2 isoform X3 has translation MYGQLLPVLVLLVLGALGPWGQESGPGGPLEEPPEQVPEEDGILVLSQHTLGLALREHPALLVEFYAPWCGHCKALAPEYSKAAALLAAESAKARLAKVEGPAEPELTEEFAVTEYPTLKFFQDGNRAHPEEYTGPQEAEGIAEWLRRRVGSSATRLEDEEGAQALIDAQDVVVIGFFQDLQDEDVATFLALARDALDMTFGLTDRLKLFQKFGLTKDTIVLFKKFDEGRADFPVDQELGLDQGDLSQFLLVHSMHLVTEFNSQTSPKIFAAKILNHLLLFINQTLSSHRELLVLFVVVDVAAGNDHVLQYFGLKAKEAPTLRFINMETTKKFSPEAGEPFTAASVTTFCHAVLSGKIQPYRLSQEVPPDWDQRPVKTLVGKNFEQVAFDETKNVFVKFYAPWCTHCKEMAPTWQTLAEKYKDHKDIIIAELDATANELAFVVHGFPTLKYFPAGPGRKVIEYKSSRDLESFSRFLDSGGELPAEEPPEEPAAPLSKTPANSTMEPKEEL, from the exons ATGTACGGCCAGCTCCTACCTGTGCTCGTGCTGCTGGTGCTCGGGGCCTTGGGCCCATGGGGCCAGGAGTCGGGGCCTGGGGGTCCCTTGGAGGAACCCCCTGAGCAGGTCCCGGAGGAGGATGGGATCTTGGTGCTGAGCCAGCACACCCTAGGCCTGGCCCTGCGGGAGCACCCTGCCCTGCTGGTGGAGTTCT ATGCCCCGTGGTGCGGGCACTGTAAGGCGCTGGCCCCAGAATACAGCAAGGCGGCAGCCCTGCTGGCAGCAGAGTCAGCCAAAGCCAGGCTGGCCAAGGTGGAGGGGCCTGCGGAACCGGAGCTCACAGAGGAGTTCGCTGTGACAGAGTACCCCACGCTCAAGTTCTTTCAAGACGGGAACCGCGCACACCCAGAGGAATACACTG GCCCCCAGGAGGCGGAGGGCATTGCTGAGTGGCTGAGGCGGCGGGTGGGGTCCAGCGCCACGCGGCTGGAGGACGAGGAGGGAGCCCAAGCACTGATAGATGCCCAGGATGTGGTGGTCATTGGCTTCTTCCAG GACCTGCAGGACGAGGACGTGGCCACCTTCCTGGCCCTGGCCCGGGATGCCCTGGACATGACCTTTGGCCTCACTGACCGATTGAAGCTCTTTCAGAAGTTTGGCCTCACCAAGGACACCATTGTCCTCTTCAAGAAG TTTGATGAGGGGCGGGCAGACTTCCCGGTGGACCAGGAGCTGGGTCTGGACCAGGGCGATCTGTCGCAGTTCCTCCTTGTGCACAGCATGCACCTGGTTACAGAGTTCAACAGCCAG ACGTCCCCAAAGATCTTCGCTGCCAAGATCCTCAACCACCTGCTGCTGTTCATCAATCAGACGCTGTCCTCACACAGGGAGCTGCTG GTGCTGTTCGTGGTGGTGGATGTGGCTGCTGGCAATGACCATGTGCTGCAGTACTTCGGCCTCAAAGCTAAGGAGGCCCCCACCCTGCGCTTCATCAACATGGAGACCACCAAGAAGTTCTCACCTGAGGCTGGGGAGCCGTTTACTGCAGCCTCTGTCACCACCTTCTGCCATGCAGTGCTCAGTGGCAAGATCCAG CCCTACCGCCTAAGCCAAGAGGTGCCCCCCGACTGGGACCAGAGGCCGGTCAAGACCCTCGTGGGCAAGAATTTCGAGCAGGTGGCTTTTGATGAAACCAAGAACGTGTTTGTCAAGTTCT ATGCCCCATGGTGCACCCACTGCAAGGAGATGGCCCCCACCTGGCAGACACTGGCAGAGAAGTACAAAGACCACAAGGACATCATCATCGCGGAGCTGGACGCCACAGCCAACGAGCTGGCCTTCGTCGTGCACGGCTTCCCCACCCTCAAGTACTTCCCTGCAGGGCCTGGTCGGAAG GTGATTGAATACAAGAGCTCCAGGGACCTGGAGAGCTTCTCCAGGTTCCTGGACAGTGGGGGTGAGCTGCCTGCAGAGGAGCCCCCGGAGGAGCCGGCGGCCCCCTTGTCG AAGACGCCAGCCAACTCCACCATGGAGCCCAAGGAGGAGCTGTAG
- the ARHGDIG gene encoding rho GDP-dissociation inhibitor 3, whose protein sequence is MLGLDACELGAQLLELLRLALCARVLLTDKEGRQLPPDEALDEALPEYRAPGRKSLQEIQQLDPDDKSLAKYKRALLGPGPPAADPSLPNVQVTSLTLLSEQAPGPITMDLTGEPAALKHQVFILKEGVDYKVKITFKVNKEIVSGLKCLHHTYRQGLRVDKAVYMVGSYGPSAHEYEFVTPVEEAPRGPLVRGAYVVTSFFTDDDRTDHLSWEWGLHVCQGWKG, encoded by the exons ATGCTGGGCCTGGACGCGTGTGAGCTGGGGGCGCAGCTGCTGGAGCTGCTCCGGCTGGCGCTGTGCGCCCGAG TCCTCCTGACCGACAAGGAGGGGAGGCAGCTACCGCCGGATGAGGCGCTGGACGAGGCCCTGCCGGAGTACCGGGCCCCGGGGAGGAAGAGCCTCCAGGAGATCCAGCAGCTGGACCCAGACGACAAGAGCCTGGCCAAGTACAAGCGGGCTTTGCTGGGGCCCGGGCCGCCCGCCGCGG ACCCCAGCCTGCCCAACGTGCAGGTGACCAGCCTGACACTGCTATCTGAGCAAGCTCCAGGCCCCATCACCATGGACCTCACAG GGGAGCCGGCTGCACTGAAACACCAGGTGTTCATCCTGAAGGAGGGCGTTGATTACAAAGTGAAGATCACCTTCAAG GTCAACAAGGAGATCGTCAGTGGCCTCAAGTGCCTGCATCACACTTACCGCCAGGGCCTGCGCG TGGATAAGGCCGTGTACATGGTGGGCAGTTACGGCCCAAGCGCCCACGAGTACGAGTTCGTGACTCCGGTGGAGGAGGCGCCACGGGGACCGTTGGTGCGTGGAGCCTATGTGGTCACATCCTTCTTCACGGACGACGACAGGACGGACCACCTGTCCTGGGAGTGGGGCCTCCACGTCTGCCAGGGCTGGAAGGGCTGA
- the PDIA2 gene encoding protein disulfide-isomerase A2 isoform X1: MYGQLLPVLVLLVLGALGPWGQESGPGGPLEEPPEQVPEEDGILVLSQHTLGLALREHPALLVEFYAPWCGHCKALAPEYSKAAALLAAESAKARLAKVEGPAEPELTEEFAVTEYPTLKFFQDGNRAHPEEYTGPQEAEGIAEWLRRRVGSSATRLEDEEGAQALIDAQDVVVIGFFQDLQDEDVATFLALARDALDMTFGLTDRLKLFQKFGLTKDTIVLFKKFDEGRADFPVDQELGLDQGDLSQFLLVHSMHLVTEFNSQTSPKIFAAKILNHLLLFINQTLSSHRELLAGFGEAAPPFRGQVLFVVVDVAAGNDHVLQYFGLKAKEAPTLRFINMETTKKFSPEAGEPFTAASVTTFCHAVLSGKIQPYRLSQEVPPDWDQRPVKTLVGKNFEQVAFDETKNVFVKFYAPWCTHCKEMAPTWQTLAEKYKDHKDIIIAELDATANELAFVVHGFPTLKYFPAGPGRKVIEYKSSRDLESFSRFLDSGGELPAEEPPEEPAAPLSKTPANSTMEPKEEL, encoded by the exons ATGTACGGCCAGCTCCTACCTGTGCTCGTGCTGCTGGTGCTCGGGGCCTTGGGCCCATGGGGCCAGGAGTCGGGGCCTGGGGGTCCCTTGGAGGAACCCCCTGAGCAGGTCCCGGAGGAGGATGGGATCTTGGTGCTGAGCCAGCACACCCTAGGCCTGGCCCTGCGGGAGCACCCTGCCCTGCTGGTGGAGTTCT ATGCCCCGTGGTGCGGGCACTGTAAGGCGCTGGCCCCAGAATACAGCAAGGCGGCAGCCCTGCTGGCAGCAGAGTCAGCCAAAGCCAGGCTGGCCAAGGTGGAGGGGCCTGCGGAACCGGAGCTCACAGAGGAGTTCGCTGTGACAGAGTACCCCACGCTCAAGTTCTTTCAAGACGGGAACCGCGCACACCCAGAGGAATACACTG GCCCCCAGGAGGCGGAGGGCATTGCTGAGTGGCTGAGGCGGCGGGTGGGGTCCAGCGCCACGCGGCTGGAGGACGAGGAGGGAGCCCAAGCACTGATAGATGCCCAGGATGTGGTGGTCATTGGCTTCTTCCAG GACCTGCAGGACGAGGACGTGGCCACCTTCCTGGCCCTGGCCCGGGATGCCCTGGACATGACCTTTGGCCTCACTGACCGATTGAAGCTCTTTCAGAAGTTTGGCCTCACCAAGGACACCATTGTCCTCTTCAAGAAG TTTGATGAGGGGCGGGCAGACTTCCCGGTGGACCAGGAGCTGGGTCTGGACCAGGGCGATCTGTCGCAGTTCCTCCTTGTGCACAGCATGCACCTGGTTACAGAGTTCAACAGCCAG ACGTCCCCAAAGATCTTCGCTGCCAAGATCCTCAACCACCTGCTGCTGTTCATCAATCAGACGCTGTCCTCACACAGGGAGCTGCTGGCAGGCTTTGGGGAGGCGGCCCCCCCATTCCGGGGGCAG GTGCTGTTCGTGGTGGTGGATGTGGCTGCTGGCAATGACCATGTGCTGCAGTACTTCGGCCTCAAAGCTAAGGAGGCCCCCACCCTGCGCTTCATCAACATGGAGACCACCAAGAAGTTCTCACCTGAGGCTGGGGAGCCGTTTACTGCAGCCTCTGTCACCACCTTCTGCCATGCAGTGCTCAGTGGCAAGATCCAG CCCTACCGCCTAAGCCAAGAGGTGCCCCCCGACTGGGACCAGAGGCCGGTCAAGACCCTCGTGGGCAAGAATTTCGAGCAGGTGGCTTTTGATGAAACCAAGAACGTGTTTGTCAAGTTCT ATGCCCCATGGTGCACCCACTGCAAGGAGATGGCCCCCACCTGGCAGACACTGGCAGAGAAGTACAAAGACCACAAGGACATCATCATCGCGGAGCTGGACGCCACAGCCAACGAGCTGGCCTTCGTCGTGCACGGCTTCCCCACCCTCAAGTACTTCCCTGCAGGGCCTGGTCGGAAG GTGATTGAATACAAGAGCTCCAGGGACCTGGAGAGCTTCTCCAGGTTCCTGGACAGTGGGGGTGAGCTGCCTGCAGAGGAGCCCCCGGAGGAGCCGGCGGCCCCCTTGTCG AAGACGCCAGCCAACTCCACCATGGAGCCCAAGGAGGAGCTGTAG
- the PDIA2 gene encoding protein disulfide-isomerase A2 isoform X2 encodes MYGQLLPVLVLLVLGALGPWGQESGPGGPLEEPPEQVPEEDGILVLSQHTLGLALREHPALLVEFYAPWCGHCKALAPEYSKAAALLAAESAKARLAKVEGPAEPELTEEFAVTEYPTLKFFQDGNRAHPEEYTGPQEAEGIAEWLRRRVGSSATRLEDEEGAQALIDAQDVVVIGFFQDLQDEDVATFLALARDALDMTFGLTDRLKLFQKFGLTKDTIVLFKKFDEGRADFPVDQELGLDQGDLSQFLLVHSMHLVTEFNSQTSPKIFAAKILNHLLLFINQTLSSHRELLAGFGEAAPPFRGQVLFVVVDVAAGNDHVLQYFGLKAKEAPTLRFINMETTKKFSPEAGEPFTAASVTTFCHAVLSGKIQPYRLSQEVPPDWDQRPVKTLVGKNFEQVAFDETKNVFVKFYAPWCTHCKEMAPTWQTLAEKYKDHKDIIIAELDATANELAFVVHGFPTLKYFPAGPGRKVIEYKSSRDLESFSRFLDSGGELPAEEPPEEPAAPLSTPANSTMEPKEEL; translated from the exons ATGTACGGCCAGCTCCTACCTGTGCTCGTGCTGCTGGTGCTCGGGGCCTTGGGCCCATGGGGCCAGGAGTCGGGGCCTGGGGGTCCCTTGGAGGAACCCCCTGAGCAGGTCCCGGAGGAGGATGGGATCTTGGTGCTGAGCCAGCACACCCTAGGCCTGGCCCTGCGGGAGCACCCTGCCCTGCTGGTGGAGTTCT ATGCCCCGTGGTGCGGGCACTGTAAGGCGCTGGCCCCAGAATACAGCAAGGCGGCAGCCCTGCTGGCAGCAGAGTCAGCCAAAGCCAGGCTGGCCAAGGTGGAGGGGCCTGCGGAACCGGAGCTCACAGAGGAGTTCGCTGTGACAGAGTACCCCACGCTCAAGTTCTTTCAAGACGGGAACCGCGCACACCCAGAGGAATACACTG GCCCCCAGGAGGCGGAGGGCATTGCTGAGTGGCTGAGGCGGCGGGTGGGGTCCAGCGCCACGCGGCTGGAGGACGAGGAGGGAGCCCAAGCACTGATAGATGCCCAGGATGTGGTGGTCATTGGCTTCTTCCAG GACCTGCAGGACGAGGACGTGGCCACCTTCCTGGCCCTGGCCCGGGATGCCCTGGACATGACCTTTGGCCTCACTGACCGATTGAAGCTCTTTCAGAAGTTTGGCCTCACCAAGGACACCATTGTCCTCTTCAAGAAG TTTGATGAGGGGCGGGCAGACTTCCCGGTGGACCAGGAGCTGGGTCTGGACCAGGGCGATCTGTCGCAGTTCCTCCTTGTGCACAGCATGCACCTGGTTACAGAGTTCAACAGCCAG ACGTCCCCAAAGATCTTCGCTGCCAAGATCCTCAACCACCTGCTGCTGTTCATCAATCAGACGCTGTCCTCACACAGGGAGCTGCTGGCAGGCTTTGGGGAGGCGGCCCCCCCATTCCGGGGGCAG GTGCTGTTCGTGGTGGTGGATGTGGCTGCTGGCAATGACCATGTGCTGCAGTACTTCGGCCTCAAAGCTAAGGAGGCCCCCACCCTGCGCTTCATCAACATGGAGACCACCAAGAAGTTCTCACCTGAGGCTGGGGAGCCGTTTACTGCAGCCTCTGTCACCACCTTCTGCCATGCAGTGCTCAGTGGCAAGATCCAG CCCTACCGCCTAAGCCAAGAGGTGCCCCCCGACTGGGACCAGAGGCCGGTCAAGACCCTCGTGGGCAAGAATTTCGAGCAGGTGGCTTTTGATGAAACCAAGAACGTGTTTGTCAAGTTCT ATGCCCCATGGTGCACCCACTGCAAGGAGATGGCCCCCACCTGGCAGACACTGGCAGAGAAGTACAAAGACCACAAGGACATCATCATCGCGGAGCTGGACGCCACAGCCAACGAGCTGGCCTTCGTCGTGCACGGCTTCCCCACCCTCAAGTACTTCCCTGCAGGGCCTGGTCGGAAG GTGATTGAATACAAGAGCTCCAGGGACCTGGAGAGCTTCTCCAGGTTCCTGGACAGTGGGGGTGAGCTGCCTGCAGAGGAGCCCCCGGAGGAGCCGGCGGCCCCCTTGTCG ACGCCAGCCAACTCCACCATGGAGCCCAAGGAGGAGCTGTAG
- the RGS11 gene encoding LOW QUALITY PROTEIN: regulator of G-protein signaling 11 (The sequence of the model RefSeq protein was modified relative to this genomic sequence to represent the inferred CDS: inserted 1 base in 1 codon; substituted 1 base at 1 genomic stop codon), with product MAGDPTAPGGRPRTQMPHLSKMERLTVSLQNPDQGARMRSQRLLVAAVPHAVAGSAPLERLAQKHCISGGSGEAPHLGTLLLRHGCLYPLREHRSLGLQPDGSPCRFQTLYFWTSTLWPAPELDFAIYLAKKNTQKQGALVDHEREQYDQPHRKTXYTWDLVVMQAGEQLREMQPRRKGDRLVIACQEQTYWLVNRPPASTLRGEGGFLGSSRVLLGGHVLSGCVLQALGKDTPFGVPASDRRVWFCGHQNRGGMRPGWRSPPTCRPEDKPASLWRHGSSSEEPSAGEATEAGRVEGTPARGFTLRVMQGHRASAYGGSGVALVTGVGWRPQCRAQTLPQGLVTTALPALSLAPCPAPRYLKFSGQHGPRGPPSILWSWFSLGAHSSLEPLTGARHRWFPVGGIRHVGRRCRPLRGLTGYPAPALWGLRSDARCWAEPSLPGAQSQPQAHPACWTFQTSSCRPIMSGCLPSNPXVTDNVPFWAVGAPSVAVLTKVRVELRAFSFRELLEHPMGRAHFTDFLQKEFSGEKPHPPPHGPREGGCPPPCCGFFTRAVHRGATILTPVHAPAHGRALPGHLWGRGW from the exons ATGGCAGGTGACCCCACGGCCCCCGGCGGGCGCCCCCGCACGCAGATGCCGCATCTAAGCAAG ATGGAGCGGCTGACCGTGAGCCTGCAGAACCCAGACCAGGGCGCGCGGATGCGCAGCCAGCGCCTGCTCGTCGCCGCCGTTCCCCACGCCGTGGCAG GCAGCGCGCCCCTGGAGCGGCTGGCCCAGAAGCACTGCATCTCAGGAGGGTCAGGGG AGGCTCCGCACCTGGGCACCCTCCTGCTGCGGCACGGCTGCCTGTACCCGCTGCGGGAGCACCGCAGCCTCGGGCTCCAGCCAGATGGTTCGCCCTGCAGGTTCCAG ACACTGTACTTCTGGACCAGCACCCTGTGGCCAGCTCCCGAGCTGGACTTTG CCATCTACCTGGCCAAAAAGAACACCCAAAAGCAGGGGGCCCTGGTCGACCATGAGAGG GAGCAGTACGACCAACCGCACAGGAAGA CATACACATGGGACCTGGTAGTGATGCAGGCTGGAGAGCAGCTGCGTGAGATGCAGCCACGCAG GAAAGGGGACAGACTTGTCATCGCATGCCAGGAGCAGACCTACTGGCTGGTCAATAGGCCCCCGGCAAGCACCTTACGTGGGGAGGGCGGTTTCTTGGGCAGCAGCAGGGTCTTGCTGGGAGGCCATGTGCTCTCAGGATGTGTGCTTCAAGCCCTTGGGAAGGACACGCCTTTTGGGGTCCCAGCTAGTGACAGGAGAGTCTGGTTCTGTGGTCATCAGAATCGAGGTGGCATGAGGCCAGGCTGGAGGTCACCCCCCACCTGCAGACCAGAGGACAAGCCAGCTTCTCTCTGG AGGCATGGATCGAGCTCAGAAGAGCCCTCAGCTGGTGAGGCGacagaggcaggcagggtggAGGGGACTCCTGCTCGGGGATTCACACTAAGGGTGATGCAAGGGCACAGAGCTTCAGCGTATGGGGGCTCTGGGGTGGCACTTGTGACTGGAGTGGGCTGGAGACCCCAGTGCAGAGCCCAGACCCTGCCTCAAGGGCTTGTTACCACAGCCCTCCCTGCACTGTCCCTGGCACCATGCCCTGCCCCCAGGTACCTGAAGTTCAGTGGTCAGCATGGGCCCCGTGGTCCTCCCAGCATCCTGTGGTCGTGGTTCAGCCTGGGAGCCCACTCATCTCTAGAACCACTAACTGGAGCAAGACACAGGTGGTTTCCTGTGGGTGGCATCCGTCATGTGGGGAGAAGGTGCAGGCCTCTGCGTGGGCTCACCGGCTACCCTGCACCCGCACTTTGGGGCTTGCGGAGTGACGCACGCTGCTGGGCGGAACCCAGCCTCCCGGGGGCCCAGAGCCAGCCCCAGGCTCACCCTGCCTGCTGGACGTTCCAGACGTCATCCTGCAGACCCATCATGTCAGGGTGCCTGCCCAGCAACCCTTGAGTCACAGACAATGTCCCCTTCTGGGCGGTGGGTG CCCCTAGTGTGGCTGTGCTCACAAAGGTCCGCGTGGAGCTACGGGCCTTCAGCTTCCGGGAGCTCCTGGAACACCCTATGGGACGAGCCCACTTCACGGACTTTCTCCAGAAAGAATTCAGTGGTGAgaagccccaccccccacctcatggccccagggagggaggctgcCCTCCTCCATGCTGTGGGTTCTTCACCAGGGCTGTACACAGAGGCGCCACCATCCTCACGCCTGTCCACGCCCCAGCTCATGGCAGGGCTTTGCCAGGGCACCTTTGGGGAAGGGGGTGGTGA